Part of the Halobaculum halobium genome, GTCCGGGTGTACCAGTGGGTCGGCGGCGACCGCCCCGAGGGCGTCGCGGAGGCGGCCGCCGAGAAGGTCGACGCCGGCTTCACCGCGCTGAAAATGAACGCGACCCCCGAACTGGAGCGCGTCGAGTCCCCGGACACGATCCACCAGGCCGCCGAGCGGCTCCGGACGGTTCGCGAGGCAGTCGGCGACGAGGTCGACATCGGCGTGGACTTCCACGGCCGAGCGACCAAGACTGCGGCCAAACAGCTCGCGGCCGCGCTCGAACCGCACGACCCGTTCTTCATCGAGGAACCGGTGCTGCCCGAGCACAACGACGCGCTCGCCGATATCGCCGCCAGCACCAGCACCCCGATCGCCACCGGCGAGCGCATGTTCCACCGCACCGACTTCAAGGAGATTCTAGAGACGAACGCGGTCGACGTGATCCAGCCGGACCTGAGCCACGCGGGCGGCATCACCGAGTGTCACCGGATCGCGTCGATGGCCGGCGCCTACGACGTGTCGGTCGCGCCCCACTGCCCGCTCGGTCCGGTCGCGCTCGCCTCCTGTCTCCAACTCGACGCCGTCGCGCCGAACGCGCTTATCCAAGAGCAGAGCCTCGACATCCACTACAACGAGACGAGCGACGTGCTCGACTACCTCGCGGACCCCTCCGTCTTCGAGTACGAGGGCGGGTTCGTCCCGGTGCCCGACGGCCCGGGGCTCGGCATCGAGGTCGACGAGGACGTGCTCCGCGAGCGCGACGGTCACGACGACTGGCACAACCCCGTCTGGCGCCGCCCCGACGGGAGCGTCGCCGAGTGGTGAGCGTCCGGGTCGGACGAACGCTCCGTCGATAGCGAGGGTCGCCCGGGCTCCGAATCGCTCGGTGGCGCGTGCCGCCCGGCCTCCGGGCCGGCCGGACGCGCGCGAAGGATGAGGAACACAGCCGAACGGAGTGAGGCGAGTACCGCAGTCGGCTGGGGAGGGGGTGGGACTGCCCTGTCCGATTCTGGGGGGACGTTCGGGCGGTTCGTCACGCTCGTGACGACACCGACCGCGACGCGGACGCGAGTCGACCGTAAACAAATCATCAAGGTACCCGACCGAGACCCCACAC contains:
- the dgoD gene encoding galactonate dehydratase, with product MTEIVDFELYAVPPRWLFLKLECADGSVGWGEPVVEGRARTVRGAVEELVEEYLIGEDPAPVADHWERLYRGGFYRGGPVLMSAIAGIDQALWDLKGKHLGAPVHELLGGPVRERVRVYQWVGGDRPEGVAEAAAEKVDAGFTALKMNATPELERVESPDTIHQAAERLRTVREAVGDEVDIGVDFHGRATKTAAKQLAAALEPHDPFFIEEPVLPEHNDALADIAASTSTPIATGERMFHRTDFKEILETNAVDVIQPDLSHAGGITECHRIASMAGAYDVSVAPHCPLGPVALASCLQLDAVAPNALIQEQSLDIHYNETSDVLDYLADPSVFEYEGGFVPVPDGPGLGIEVDEDVLRERDGHDDWHNPVWRRPDGSVAEW